One region of Salvelinus sp. IW2-2015 linkage group LG1, ASM291031v2, whole genome shotgun sequence genomic DNA includes:
- the LOC111962144 gene encoding carbohydrate sulfotransferase 11-like isoform X2 → MLHDSDQLEQSAVQVTHQGRRELLEDACHSYTRKRRVLIPEDLKHIIVDDQHGLLYCYVPKVACTNWKRVLMVLTGAAGPHRDPLAIPANEAHVPGNLRTLSEYSTSQINQRLRSYLKFVFVREPFERLVSAYRNKFTRSYNTAFHKRYGTKIIRQHRPDPQAEALERGDDVSFEEFVYYLVDPATQREEPFNEHWERVHSLCHPCLIHYDVVGKYETLEQDSRYVLQLAGVKGQVTFPTSAKSSRTTGDMAAQFFHSISPFYQKKLYNLYHMDFLLFNYSTPEYLKFR, encoded by the coding sequence ctggAGCAGTCGGCAGTGCAGGTGACCCACCAGGGTCGGCGGGAGCTGCTGGAAGACGCCTGCCACTCGTACACGCGCAAGCGCCGCGTCCTCATCCCCGAGGACCTCAAGCACATCATTGTGGACGACCAGCATGGCCTGCTCTACTGCTACGTGCCCAAGGTGGCCTGCACCAACTGGAAACGAGTTCTCATGGTCCTGACAGGCGCCGCTGGCCCCCACCGCGACCCCCTCGCCATTCCCGCCAACGAGGCCCACGTGCCGGGCAACTTACGCACCCTCTCTGAGTACTCCACCTCCCAGATCAACCAGCGGCTGCGCTCCTACCTGAAGTTTGTGTTTGTGCGCGAGCCCTTTGAGCGGCTCGTCTCGGCCTACCGCAACAAGTTCACACGCAGCTACAACACAGCTTTCCACAAGCGCTACGGCACCAAGATCATCCGCCAGCATCGGCCTGACCCGCAGGCCGAGGCGCTGGAGCGGGGCGACGACGTCTCCTTTGAGGAATTTGTGTACTACCTGGTGGACCCGGCCACGCAGCGTGAGGAGCCCTTCAACGAGCACTGGGAGCGGGTGCACTCGCTGTGCCACCCCTGCCTCATCCACTATGATGTGGTGGGCAAGTACGAGACGCTGGAGCAGGACTCCCGCTACGTGCTACAGCTGGCCGGGGTGAAGGGCCAGGTGACCTTCCCCACCTCAGCCAAGAGCAGCAGGACTACGGGAGACATGGCCGCCCAGTTCTTCCACAGCATCAGCCCCTTCTACCAGAAGAAGCTGTACAACCTATACCACATGGACTTCCTGCTGTTCAACTACTCCACGCCGGAGTACCTGAAGTTTCGATGA